TCGGCGTCGAGCTGACGCTGCCCGGTGTCGCGCAGACGGTGATCCTCACGCGCTTCGCGGGCAAGACGACGATGCCGGAAGGCGAATCGCTCGGCGCGCTCGCCGCGCACCGCGCGACGCTCGCGATCCATCTCGGCGTGCGCCATCTCGCCCGCATCGTCGACGAAGTGTTGCCGCATTACGGCGCCGATTGTCCGGTCGCGGTGATCTATCGCGCGAGCTGGCCCGATGAAGCGCGCGTGACCGGCACGCTCGCCGACATCGTCGACAAGGTGCAGGGCACGCAGATCGAGCGCACCGCGCTGATCCTGGTCGGGCGGGTGCTCGACGCCGAAGGGTTCACGGATTCGACGCTGTACGCCGGCGCAGGCTGATCACGCGCGAGCCGGCCCGGGTTCGCTGCGGCGTTCGCGCAGTTGCTTGGGTGCGTGTGGCGCGCCGCGCCGATCGTGATCTCGGCACCGATGAAGTCGATCGGCGACGCCGATTCGCCGAGGATCGGGATCGACGCCGCGCTGCCGACGACGGGGCTCAGGTCGAGCACGACCACCGCCATATCCGATCGCGGCCGGGCCACATGCGGCGGGACCCGCGCTACGCACGCGCGGCCTGCAGGACCCGCTTCGGCGCAAACCCCGCCGCCAGCGCGAACAGCGCGACACACAGGCAGGCCATCGCGATCCAAGCGGGCGTCAGGTCCGCGAGGTGCTGGCGCACGATGCCCGCCCCGAACGGGAACAGCCCGGCGATCAGGTAGCCGATGCCCTGCACGAACCCCGTCAGCGACGCGGCATCGGCCGGCGTCGCGGCATGGTCAACGGTGACGATCAGCGACAGCGGAAACAGCGCGCCGATTCCCGCGCCCAGCAACAGCGCGGCCGGCAACGCCAGCGCCTCGGGCGCGGCCAGCATCACCAGCAAGCCGACCAACAGCGACGCGATCGACGCGTACAGCGCGGGGCGGCGATCGGGCAGGCGGTCGATCGTCGCCGAGATCGTCAGCCCTGCGACGACTTCCGCGAGCGTCACGCCGCCGAGCAGGCTGCCGGCCGCCGTCGGCGACCAGCCGAGCCGCATGTAGTACGGCGGCAGCCACGCGAGCACGAGCGTGTATGCGCCCGTCGCGATGCCGAAGAACAGCGCGAGCCGCCACGCGCGCGGCGAGCGCGACGGCTGCGCATTCGACGCCGACGTCGGCCCGGCGGCGAGCGCGTCGCCGCCGCGACTGGCCAGCGGCCACGCCAGCGCGGCCACCACGGCCGGCAGCGCCCAGCCCGCGAGCGCGGGGAGCCAGCCCCAGCGCGCCGCGGCGAACGGCGCGACGACGCTCGCGAGCACGGCGCCGCCCATGATCGACGTCGAATAGACGCCCATCGCACCGCCGATCCGCGTCGCGAAATGCGCCTTCACGAAGCCGGGCAGCAGCGCCTGCACCATCGCGATCCCGACGCCCGCGCAGCAGGCGCTCGCGAGCAGCAGCCACGCGTGCTGCGCGCCGATGCGCGACACGCAGGCGAGCCCGATCAGCGCGACGCCCAGCCAGACGCCGCCCGCAATCCCGGTCAGGCGCTGCAGGCGCCGCGCACTCAGTGCGCCGAGGCCCATCAACAGGATCGGGATCGTCGTCAGCAGGCTGGCCGCGCCGTCGCTGAGGCCGGTCGCGCGCTGGATCATGTCGAGCAGCGGGCCGACCGCGGCAAGCGCCGGCCGCAGGTTCAGCCCGACAAGGACGATGGCGGCGAGCCGCCATCCGGGGGAAGTGAAGCGATTCATTGCAAGGCCCTCGATATCGGTACGCGGCCCCCGGTGAGGCGCCACGCGCATTTCATGTAAAGTATCTCGACATCAAGATAAATGCTGATTTATCTCGACGTCAAGATAACTGGTGAGCCAAGGAGGGTTAATGGATCGAGCCGCGCATGCGCTCGTG
This region of Burkholderia contaminans genomic DNA includes:
- the cobM gene encoding precorrin-4 C(11)-methyltransferase translates to MTVYFIGAGPGDPELITVKGQRLVRTCPVILYAGSLVPAAVLDGHRAEQVVNTAELDLDAIVALLAGAHAKGQDVARVHSGDPSLYGAIGEQIRRLKTLGIPYEIVPGVTATAACAATLGVELTLPGVAQTVILTRFAGKTTMPEGESLGALAAHRATLAIHLGVRHLARIVDEVLPHYGADCPVAVIYRASWPDEARVTGTLADIVDKVQGTQIERTALILVGRVLDAEGFTDSTLYAGAG
- a CDS encoding MFS transporter, translated to MNRFTSPGWRLAAIVLVGLNLRPALAAVGPLLDMIQRATGLSDGAASLLTTIPILLMGLGALSARRLQRLTGIAGGVWLGVALIGLACVSRIGAQHAWLLLASACCAGVGIAMVQALLPGFVKAHFATRIGGAMGVYSTSIMGGAVLASVVAPFAAARWGWLPALAGWALPAVVAALAWPLASRGGDALAAGPTSASNAQPSRSPRAWRLALFFGIATGAYTLVLAWLPPYYMRLGWSPTAAGSLLGGVTLAEVVAGLTISATIDRLPDRRPALYASIASLLVGLLVMLAAPEALALPAALLLGAGIGALFPLSLIVTVDHAATPADAASLTGFVQGIGYLIAGLFPFGAGIVRQHLADLTPAWIAMACLCVALFALAAGFAPKRVLQAARA